Within the Periophthalmus magnuspinnatus isolate fPerMag1 chromosome 7, fPerMag1.2.pri, whole genome shotgun sequence genome, the region taGGTACCTTTGATGCTGCACCGTCTGCGAGAACTTCAGGACAAGACTATTGAGAGCAAACGTCCCAGTCCAAGGAAAATCTTGAGTAGATCTTTGCTGCCTCTAGATGAGGAGGCTGTTGATGGAAACTTTGAAGAGAAACCTTTTACACCAGGCAGAAATGGTGCTGAAAAGGAGCTGAGAGACCCAGACCAAGATGGCGAAAAGACATTTTCCACCACTGAGCAAGAAAATGAACTGTCTTTTCGTATTAGCTCTCCTCCTCACAGGACCAGCAGCCGCCCAAGCTCTGCACTTAAAACCATGATGAAACCCATGTCTGCTTCAGAATCTCTGACTCAACTGTCTGATGGAGGCAACTATCTAAAAAGAAAAGCAGAAAGGGACATTTGCAGGCTGTCAAAGCAGAAGCTAAATTTCTCTTTACCAGATCCAGAGAGATCCTTCAGTGAGCTATCAAACAGCAGCTGGTCTGAGATGAGCCCCTGGGTCATTGGCAACAACTATCACCTGTACCCTTTGACCCCAGAGATTGAGCAACGACTTATTCTTCAATATCTGACACCTTTGGGAGAGTACCAGgaggtatttttttattatatcattttaaaagccaGTAAGCATAGTGGCATTTGTGTTCATAGGTGGTGTTCTACGAATTAATGGATTTTATCATATTTAAAGCATCCAGCTCATCATAGCCTTGTTATCGTTCATTGACCAGTAGATGTCAGTGTTAATCAAATTGTGTTCAACACATCTGTGAATAGTTTGATTTGCTTAGTATGGTACAATAAATTGTTAAAAAACTATGTAGACTGATGCTGAAAGCTggtcctttattttattttattttttttgcagttgcTAGCAGTATTCATGCAGATGGGAGCCCGGGAACTTCTCATGCATTACATGGATCTAAAGCAGACTAATGATGTACAGCTAACCTTTGAGGCCCTTAAGGTGATGACACCACATTGCTACCAAtaatacatttaacattttgttttacacttctgtatgttttatatttacagtatcTTGCGTCATTGCTACTTCACAAGAAATTTGCTGCTGAGTTTGTGGCACATGGTGGAGTTCAGAAGTTGCTGGAAATTCCCAGACCATCAATGGCTGCAACTGGAGTATCTCTGTGTCTATATTATCTTGCCTATAATCAAGATGCTATGGAAAGAGTATgtaaaacacattacatttaaCACATATTGTTCTCAAACCTTGTAAAATTGATAACTGTCCTTTATGTAACTCTTTATATcaccttttttaccttttaaaagCTCACTATTGTATCTTGTCCTCTTAAGGTGTGTATGTTGCCCAACTCCGTCCTGTCAGATATGGTTGGCTACACTCTTTGGTTACTAGAATGCTCACACGCATCCGGTTGCTGTCATGCTACCATGTTTTTCTCTATATCCTTTTCCTTCCGCGCTGTCCTTGAGCTGTTTGACAAGCAGGATGGACTCAGGAGACTTGTAAATTTGGTAGGAAAAACTACAAGTGCCAAGTGTTCATAGAAATTACAGTATTGTTTAGCATAAATCACCTGTTTGCAGATCAGCACATTGGAGATCTTGAACCATGAGGACCAGGGAGCTCTGCTGAGCGATGATCAGATTTTCTCCAGCAGGCAGACAGCCAAGCACACCTGCATGGCTCTGCGCAGGTACTTTGAGGCCCATCTGGCCATCAAAGTCGAACAGGTGAAGCAATCTTTGCAACGCACAGAGGGAGGTGCCCCTATTCACTCACCACCATATTATAAGGTACAAGGGGTTGGCTTCATAGAGTAAAGATGACATGGCATTTGAGcggtggttctcaaactttgtTACCACCTCACCCTCATGATACATTAATTAATCTCAAACAGAAATCAACTTAAATGTTAGCTAACAAAACCAGCACAAAAGACAATCTGTTTGCGAACCACTGCATCAAAATGGCAACAGTGTACTTGAAATATTCCTTGGTTTTCTCATTATCAACAAATTTCACTTATATCCAAACCTTTGTTCGTGTGGTGTTTTCCAGGCTGTCAGCTACAGTCGTGAGCAGGTGGTTGAGATGATGGAGTTTCTGACAGAGTACGGTCCACTCAGACTGTACTGGGAACCGGCAGAGGTCTTTCACAAATTATCCTGTgtgcagctcctcctccagctcatcTCTATTGCCTGTGATTGGAGAACATACTATGGCAGGTATGCGGTGCAGCAAGAGCACTGTTTATATTCCCACTTTTGGAAGGCAAAGTTACTCACACGTGATGTCTTTACAGGAGTGACACAGTTCGTTATGCACTTGACATCCTGAGTATCCTCACAGTTGTACCAAAGACACAGCTTCTGTTGTCTGAACCTGTGGCTGTGCTGGATGAAGGAGGTTCCACTGTTTCTACTATTGGTACATACAGAAAAAACTTATAACATGGATAGGGGTTGTGAAAGATGAAAACTTCTTAAGTTTTGTTCTTCTTTTTAGGAATGAGTATTGTGCTAGAAGTAGCTGAAGGAGAGATATTTGTCAATGATGCTGAGATCCAGAAGTCAGCTCTGCAGGTGATCATAAACTGTGTATGTGCTCCTGACAAGCGTGTGTCCAGCATCGGAAAGTTTATAGCAGGAACTCCTCGCCGCCGCATGCCACAGCAGACCAAAGCCAGTGAGAGTGTGCTCACCAAGATGTGGAATGTGGTTCAGTCGAATAATGGCATCAAGGTATGTTCATTActtttaattttcaacaaaaatattacttaaaGCAGCAAGAAATTGCAAGAAAAATGTATAGATGCATTGGACACAATGtattcacaaataataaaaaagggcATCCAAGTTCAATAACAACATCTTTTCAATGTAATCTTCTCGGTTTTACAGGTATTATTGTCTCTGTTGATGGTGAAGATGCCCATAACAGATGCAGATCAGATTCGTGCCTTGGCCTGTAAAGCTCTAGTGGGCCTGTCTCGCTCTAGTACGGTCCGGCAGATCATCAGTAAGTTACCTCTGTTCAGCAGCGGACACATCCAGCAACTGATGAAAGAGCCAGTTCTTCAGGACAAACGCAGTGAACATGTCAAGTTCTGTAAATATGCTGCAGAGCTCATAGAGAGGATTTCTGGGAAACCTCTTCTCATTGGCACAGACGTGTCCTTGGCATGGCTACAACGGGCCAGTGTCGTGGCTCAGTCCAGGATCTCGTTTCCAGAAAAGGAACTCTTGTTGCTCATCAGGAACCACCTTGTGGCCAAAGGTCTTAGTGATACTGCTGCTACATTGACTAAAGAGGCAGACCTACCAATGGTTTGCCTATCTCATTCCTCACATTCAGCATCAGCTTTCCCGTCTGTCCCTGTtgctccctccacctcctcaccgGTCACCACACTGCCCCGTACCCCACGGTTAGCCAACGGTGTTGGGTCAAGACTGGCAAACCTCCCCACCCACCCATCCACACCTGGATCAAGTCATTCCCAACCTCGGCCATGTACAGTAACCCAAACCACACCTGCTGCCACCCTCCCTCAAACAGCTGCTCATCAATGCACTAATGGCTCTCCAGTCATCGGTCGGATTTGTTTTTCCCGTGAACGGCAAACAATAAGCTGCGGTACTATGGGCTGCAGGAAACCACGTGTACTCAGGCAGAAATCAGACCATGGCGCCTTCAGCCAGACCCCAGCAATGAAAAAGCAGTTTGATCGACATTTGCCCTCCCCACCTGCTTTGGACAGTATTATAACAGAGTATCTGAGAGAACAGCATGCGCGATGTAAAAACCCTGTTGCCACCTGTCCGCCTTTTTCACTCTTTACACCCCATCAGTGTCCTGAGCCCAAACAGAGGAGACAAGCACCTACTAACTTCACATCTCGGCACATTAGGAGGGTTATCTATCCCAAATATGGAGGTGTGGATGGAGGATGTTTTGACAGACATCTCATTTTTAGCAGGTTTGTggtcttttctcttctctttctacagaagaaacaaaatatCCAACAGTCATAGGGAATTACAGATATTTCCTAATAATGGTAAGGCATcagttttatacagtgctttttcaGACATTCAACGCAACCATCTCCACCAACACCACTGACCAATCACTTATTCACACACGACCTTCATAATAAGTACATTAACTTTCTTGCCCAATAGCAGTATACACTAGAGCCACTGATGCCCCAGTACTGCAGCTGGTATTCCCATTGGTTTCCCATCCAGTATTCACCAGGCCCAACCTTGCTTGGCTTCTGAGATTAGATGAGATTGGGCATTCTGTAGATGGTATGGCTTAaaccatcttgcatttatttaattttagctgtttttagtGCTATTTATCCTTACTGTAAGTGAGATTGCCTCTCATCTGTAACTAGGCCTGGTTACACgcagtgtctccatggaggttgAAAAGTGTAATGGTATTTTGTGGGGTAATCCAGGCAAAGTACCTTTTTAGAATACCTTTTTATCTCTTGTTTTAAATGAGTTACTGAACTATTTAGTGGCATCAATGTATAGTCTTCTCATTTCTGTattgtatatttcttttttcctttaggTTTCGTCCAATTTCGGTTTTCAGAGAAGCAGACGAGGATGAGAGTGGCTTCATGTGCTGTGCATTTTCTGCTAGAGAGCGCTTCCTGATGCTGGGGACGTGTACCGGACACCTCAAACTGTACAATGTGTTTACAGGGCAGGAGGAGGCTAGCTACAGCTGCCACAGTTCAGCTATCACACACCTAGAGCCCTCTCGGGTCAGTACTGCAGTTTTATAGAAGTGGATGAGAGAACTTCAGACTTAAGTCTAACTTGCAATATAATGCTTTTAGGATGGCTCACTGCTTTTAACATCTGCCTCTTGGAGTTACCCACTGTCTGCACTGTGGGGGATGAAATCTGTGTTCATTATGAAGTAagttttttcacagtttttcacAAAAGATATGATGTCTGCATTCAATTCAAATTTAActttacacagaaaacacagtgcAAAAAATTGTAATCAGACATGACCTTATATCACCATTGATGCACAGACATGTTGATGTCTTAAAGTATGCAACGGTAAACAGGTGACATTTGCATTTTAGTGATTAGTGGTTAGTAATGATGAGTTGATTTCTTTgcattgtatgtttttgtacagCCCAATGTAAGAAGAGTTTTACCATGTCA harbors:
- the LOC117373679 gene encoding DDB1- and CUL4-associated factor 1-like encodes the protein MATASATVDSKAELTALLEQWEKEQQGATQELVNILTKISELVEKETEEYHKADPDPFDDRHPGRADPECVLGHLLKILFKNDDFMNTLVNSYVMTSREFSLNTAACRLLQNIMPGLETAVVFQEKEGIVEKLFKWAQEAEQPLRIYATGLLAGAMENQDIAANYREENSILVPLMLHRLRELQDKTIESKRPSPRKILSRSLLPLDEEAVDGNFEEKPFTPGRNGAEKELRDPDQDGEKTFSTTEQENELSFRISSPPHRTSSRPSSALKTMMKPMSASESLTQLSDGGNYLKRKAERDICRLSKQKLNFSLPDPERSFSELSNSSWSEMSPWVIGNNYHLYPLTPEIEQRLILQYLTPLGEYQELLAVFMQMGARELLMHYMDLKQTNDVQLTFEALKYLASLLLHKKFAAEFVAHGGVQKLLEIPRPSMAATGVSLCLYYLAYNQDAMERVCMLPNSVLSDMVGYTLWLLECSHASGCCHATMFFSISFSFRAVLELFDKQDGLRRLVNLISTLEILNHEDQGALLSDDQIFSSRQTAKHTCMALRRYFEAHLAIKVEQVKQSLQRTEGGAPIHSPPYYKAVSYSREQVVEMMEFLTEYGPLRLYWEPAEVFHKLSCVQLLLQLISIACDWRTYYGRSDTVRYALDILSILTVVPKTQLLLSEPVAVLDEGGSTVSTIGMSIVLEVAEGEIFVNDAEIQKSALQVIINCVCAPDKRVSSIGKFIAGTPRRRMPQQTKASESVLTKMWNVVQSNNGIKVLLSLLMVKMPITDADQIRALACKALVGLSRSSTVRQIISKLPLFSSGHIQQLMKEPVLQDKRSEHVKFCKYAAELIERISGKPLLIGTDVSLAWLQRASVVAQSRISFPEKELLLLIRNHLVAKGLSDTAATLTKEADLPMVCLSHSSHSASAFPSVPVAPSTSSPVTTLPRTPRLANGVGSRLANLPTHPSTPGSSHSQPRPCTVTQTTPAATLPQTAAHQCTNGSPVIGRICFSRERQTISCGTMGCRKPRVLRQKSDHGAFSQTPAMKKQFDRHLPSPPALDSIITEYLREQHARCKNPVATCPPFSLFTPHQCPEPKQRRQAPTNFTSRHIRRVIYPKYGGVDGGCFDRHLIFSRFRPISVFREADEDESGFMCCAFSARERFLMLGTCTGHLKLYNVFTGQEEASYSCHSSAITHLEPSRDGSLLLTSASWSYPLSALWGMKSVFIMKHSFPGDHYVEFSKLSQDRVIGTKEHIARIYDIQTGQVTLTLNNPDLANNYKRNCATFNPTDDLVLNDGVLWDVRSAQAIHKFDKFNMNISGVFHPNGLEVIINTEIWDLRTFHLLHTVPALDQCRIVFNNNGTVIYGAMLQADDEDDMMEMQMKSPFGSSFRTFNATDYKPIATIDVKRNIFDLCTDTKDCYLAVIENQDSVNTDTVCRLYEVGRQRLAEEEEDEEDQEDEDQEEDDDDDEDSDDDVDTDPLMAELEENDNDGAEDEDGAEEFSPSDDDVEQLLDEDADDVGDDDDEDDNDDDDSDNDDVDLDGDNDSSDNSDLEDDIILSLNE